The proteins below are encoded in one region of Amycolatopsis acidiphila:
- a CDS encoding SDR family oxidoreductase, translating into MIAVTGSASGIGAAVVPALRAEGHDVIGVDLRDAQVRADLGTPDGRQRAIDGVLDRCGGSLEGLVLCAGLGPHTPDPVRIIEVNYRGAVTVLDGLFPALRTAAVAVSSSASTMVRWADNPIARGEEAAALADAGEYRGQLAYAWSKNALTVAVRSRVAEWGAAGVRLNTVAPGAVDTPLLAGGLADPRYGDAIRNYRAPIPRHGRPAEVAALIVYLLGPRAGYVHGAQFMIDGGSDALMRPTEF; encoded by the coding sequence ATGATCGCCGTGACGGGGTCCGCGTCGGGGATCGGCGCCGCCGTGGTGCCGGCGCTGCGGGCGGAGGGACACGACGTGATCGGCGTGGACCTGCGGGACGCGCAGGTGCGTGCGGACCTGGGCACTCCCGACGGCCGGCAGCGCGCGATCGACGGGGTGCTGGACCGGTGCGGGGGTTCGCTGGAGGGGCTCGTGCTGTGTGCCGGGCTCGGACCGCACACGCCGGATCCGGTGCGGATCATCGAAGTGAACTACCGGGGGGCGGTCACGGTGCTGGACGGGCTGTTCCCCGCGCTGCGCACGGCGGCGGTGGCCGTGTCGTCGTCGGCCTCGACGATGGTGCGGTGGGCGGACAACCCGATCGCACGCGGCGAAGAGGCCGCCGCGCTGGCGGACGCCGGTGAGTACCGGGGACAGCTGGCGTACGCGTGGTCGAAGAACGCGCTGACGGTCGCGGTGCGCAGCCGGGTCGCCGAGTGGGGCGCCGCCGGCGTGCGGCTGAACACGGTGGCCCCTGGCGCGGTCGACACGCCGCTGCTGGCGGGTGGCCTGGCCGACCCCCGCTACGGCGACGCGATCCGGAACTACCGAGCACCGATCCCGCGGCACGGCAGGCCGGCGGAGGTGGCCGCGCTGATCGTCTACCTGCTGGGCCCGCGCGCCGGGTACGTCCACGGCGCTCAGTTCATGATCGACGGCGGGTCGGACGCACTGATGCGACCCACGGAGTTCTGA